The following are encoded in a window of Rosa chinensis cultivar Old Blush chromosome 4, RchiOBHm-V2, whole genome shotgun sequence genomic DNA:
- the LOC112197303 gene encoding 40S ribosomal protein S21-2, which yields MQNEEGQITELYIPRKCSATNRLITSKDHASVQINIGHLDENGIYTGQFSTFALCGYVRAQGDADSGLDRLWQKKKAEVKQQ from the exons ATGCAGAACGAAGAGGGTCAAATCACTGAGCTCTACATTCCCAGGAAATG CTCAGCAACTAACAGGCTGATCACCTCGAAGGATCATGCATCTGTTCAGATCAACATCGGGCATCTTGATGAGAATGGCATCTATACTGGCCAGTTCTCCACTTTTGCTCTTTGTGGTTACGTCCGTGCTCAG GGAGACGCTGACAGTGGTCTTGACCGACTCTGGCAGAAGAAGAAAGCAGAAGTGAAACAACAGTAG
- the LOC112198271 gene encoding peroxidase 5, whose amino-acid sequence MANLFIITCFSLLLLVVLVSSPVASVPLEVGFYRKSCPSAETIVRDTLKKAAATDPAIAAALIRLHFHDCFVRGCDASILLDSKPGKPAAEKESMGNKGVQGFEVIDEAKARIEAQCPNTVSCADIITFAARDSVFTTGGTYYSAPGGRRDGTVSLASEVIKNLPDAFFNATQLKTNFARKGLSLEDMVTLSGAHSIGDSHCSSFSKRLYSFNKTHAQDPEINKAYGGYLKSKCPNVKNGVDPVVAFDPLTPTLLDNNYYKNLVSHKGLLASDQELWSSDLTRKMVKYRRNHPRKWGLEFAAAMVKMGSIDVLVGKQGEIRKNCRAVN is encoded by the exons ATGGCAAACTTGTTCATCATCACCTGCTTCAGTTTGCTGCTCTTGGTGGTTTTGGTCTCGTCACCGGTAGCCTCTGTGCCTTTGGAGGTTGGTTTCTACCGGAAATCATGCCCCTCGGCCGAGACGATTGTGAGAGATACATTGAAGAAGGCAGCTGCAACCGATCCTGCCATAGCTGCTGCCCTCATCAGACTCCATTTCCACGATTGCTTTGTGAGG GGTTGCGATGCATCAATTTTGCTGGATTCTAAACCGGGGAAGCCAGCTGCAGAAAAAGAAAGCATGGGAAACAAAGGCGTCCAAGGCTTTGAGGTCATAGACGAAGCCAAGGCCAGGATAGAAGCTCAGTGCCCCAACACTGTCTCCTGTGCAGACATAATCACCTTCGCTGCCCGAGACAGTGTTTTCACCACCGGGGGAACTTACTATTCAGCCCCCGGAGGCCGCCGTGACGGAACGGTCTCGTTGGCTTCGGAAGTGATCAAAAACCTCCCTGATGCATTCTTCAACGCAACACAACTGAAGACCAACTTTGCAAGAAAAGGGTTGTCTCTAGAGGATATGGTGACACTCTCCGGAGCTCACTCAATTGGGGACTCACACTGCTCTTCCTTCTCAAAACGACTATACTCCTTTAACAAAACGCATGCACAAGACCCTGAGATAAATAAGGCTTATGGGGGGTACTTGAAATCCAAATGCCCTAATGTGAAAAATGGTGTTGACCCGGTTGTGGCTTTTGATCCTTTGACCCCAACTTTGCTTGATAACAACTACTATAAGAATTTGGTGAGTCACAAGGGGCTGTTGGCTTCGGACCAGGAGCTTTGGAGCAGTGACTTAACTAGGAAGATGGTGAAGTACCGCAGGAACCATCCGAGGAAATGGGGTTTGGAGTTTGCTGCTGCGATGGTGAAGATGGGTTCCATTGATGTGTTGGTTGGGAAACAAGGAGAGATCAGGAAGAACTGCAGGGCCGTGAATTAA
- the LOC112197940 gene encoding rapid alkalinization factor has translation MASTSLLLFGFIFLCSILAAHSTLAAASTSAVDFSWGSSGGGLIGDLDEELELQMDSEINRRILATSRYISYGALRRNTVPCSRRGASYYNCRPGAQANPYSRGCSRITRCRH, from the coding sequence ATGGCAAGCACCTCACTGCTACTCTTCGGCTTCATCTTCCTCTGTTCAATCCTGGCCGCCCATTCCACTCTCGCCGCCGCTTCCACTTCCGCCGTCGATTTCAGCTGGGGCTCCTCCGGCGGAGGGCTGATAGGTGATTTGGATGAGGAGCTGGAGCTGCAGATGGACTCCGAGATCAACCGGCGCATCTTAGCCACCTCCAGGTACATTAGCTACGGTGCGCTGAGGAGGAACACTGTCCCCTGCTCGCGACGCGGCGCCTCGTACTACAATTGCCGTCCCGGAGCTCAGGCCAACCCCTACTCGCGCGGCTGTAGCCGCATCACTCGCTGCAGGCactaa